Proteins co-encoded in one Pedosphaera parvula Ellin514 genomic window:
- the hisA gene encoding phosphoribosylformimino-5-aminoimidazole carboxamide ribotide isomerase, with protein sequence MFRPCIDLHEGKVKQIVGGTLESGASALRTNFVSDRSSAYYAEMYKRDGLKGGHVIMLGPGNEEAGRAALRAYPGGLHIGGGITIDNAASFLREGASHVIVTSWVFQGGRVDWDRLTRLVKAIGKKQLVLDLSCRRKGADYFVVTDRWQKFTELTVAEESLQRFADYCAEFLIHAVDVEGLCRGIDHELVEKLGRWSPIPTTYAGGASSLQDLEEVTRLGKGRVDLTIGSALDIFGGTGVRYEDVVAFNRKPAST encoded by the coding sequence ATGTTTCGTCCGTGCATCGATCTGCATGAAGGTAAGGTAAAGCAAATTGTCGGTGGAACGCTGGAAAGCGGCGCCTCGGCATTGCGCACGAATTTCGTCTCCGACCGCTCCAGCGCATATTACGCTGAAATGTATAAGCGAGACGGACTGAAAGGCGGCCATGTGATCATGCTCGGGCCTGGAAACGAAGAGGCGGGGAGGGCGGCATTACGGGCCTACCCGGGCGGGCTTCATATTGGTGGTGGAATCACCATTGATAATGCTGCGAGTTTCCTGCGTGAAGGCGCTTCACATGTCATTGTCACATCGTGGGTGTTTCAAGGGGGGCGAGTTGATTGGGATCGGTTAACACGATTGGTGAAGGCCATTGGGAAGAAGCAACTTGTTTTGGATCTGAGTTGCCGTCGCAAAGGCGCAGACTATTTTGTGGTTACCGATCGTTGGCAAAAGTTTACGGAGTTAACCGTTGCCGAGGAGTCGCTGCAGCGATTTGCCGACTACTGTGCTGAATTTCTTATCCATGCGGTGGATGTTGAAGGTTTGTGCCGGGGCATCGACCATGAATTAGTGGAGAAATTGGGTCGCTGGAGCCCTATTCCCACAACTTATGCGGGTGGTGCGAGCAGCCTTCAAGATCTTGAAGAAGTCACCAGGCTGGGCAAGGGCAGGGTGGATCTGACAATCGGTTCGGCACTCGATATCTTTGGGGGCACTGGCGTGCGTTATGAAGATGTTGTCGCCTTTAATCGCAAGCCAGCCAGCACGTGA
- the panB gene encoding 3-methyl-2-oxobutanoate hydroxymethyltransferase: protein MSADKITAKDIRAMKQRGEKIAALTAYDFPMTRLLDESGIPLLLVGDSLGMVVLGYSDTTLVTMEEMEHHVRAAARAKPRALLVADLPFKSYETVEDALQSARRLMLAGAEAVKAEGGHSIEKQVRAIVADGIPFLGHLGMLPQHVREEGGYHIKGKIEAERQSLLADAQSLVEAGAFGIVLELVTKTVAGELTRSVPIPTIGIGSGSECDGQILVTHDLVGMFPWFTPRFVTPRMNGAEQMRAAVQDWKKSL from the coding sequence ATGAGTGCGGATAAGATCACGGCCAAAGATATTCGTGCGATGAAACAGCGTGGTGAGAAAATCGCCGCGCTCACCGCTTACGATTTTCCCATGACGCGACTCCTGGATGAATCCGGGATTCCTCTGCTCCTGGTTGGCGACTCCCTGGGTATGGTCGTCCTCGGATATTCAGACACAACTTTGGTCACCATGGAGGAGATGGAGCATCACGTCCGGGCTGCTGCACGAGCCAAACCCCGTGCTCTCCTGGTAGCCGATCTTCCATTCAAGAGTTACGAGACCGTGGAGGACGCTCTTCAGAGTGCGCGTCGCCTGATGCTGGCTGGCGCCGAAGCCGTTAAAGCTGAAGGTGGCCATAGCATCGAGAAGCAAGTGCGCGCCATTGTCGCGGACGGAATCCCCTTCCTGGGCCATCTGGGGATGCTGCCGCAGCATGTTCGCGAAGAAGGTGGTTATCATATCAAAGGCAAAATTGAAGCCGAACGGCAATCGTTGCTGGCCGACGCGCAAAGTTTGGTTGAAGCAGGCGCTTTTGGCATCGTCCTGGAATTGGTAACCAAAACCGTTGCTGGAGAGTTGACGCGCAGCGTTCCGATTCCAACCATCGGCATAGGCTCAGGCTCGGAATGTGATGGCCAGATTCTGGTCACCCATGATCTGGTTGGAATGTTTCCCTGGTTTACGCCACGGTTCGTGACCCCGAGAATGAATGGAGCCGAGCAAATGCGTGCCGCCGTCCAGGACTGGAAAAAATCCCTCTAA
- a CDS encoding MogA/MoaB family molybdenum cofactor biosynthesis protein, with protein sequence MQLLVGIITISDRASKGLYDDLGGPALKKAALDYGWKVLAESLVPDEKRDIQRAIREQIAKGCQLILTTGGTGVALRDVTPEAVREIAIRELPGFGEVMRLESMKITKNAILSRNLAVVVEKTLVICLPGKPSGATECLSFVVGAIPHCVEVLQEVPTSC encoded by the coding sequence ATGCAACTTCTGGTTGGAATTATCACCATTTCGGATCGTGCTTCAAAAGGCCTTTATGACGACCTTGGCGGGCCGGCGCTTAAAAAAGCTGCCTTGGATTATGGCTGGAAGGTCTTGGCGGAGTCTTTGGTTCCCGATGAAAAGCGTGACATTCAACGTGCCATTCGGGAGCAGATAGCCAAAGGTTGTCAGCTTATTCTGACGACGGGCGGCACCGGAGTAGCTTTGCGTGATGTTACCCCGGAAGCAGTCCGCGAAATCGCCATCCGCGAGTTGCCGGGATTCGGCGAAGTCATGCGCCTGGAATCCATGAAGATCACAAAGAACGCCATCCTATCACGCAACCTTGCGGTGGTGGTGGAAAAGACTCTGGTAATCTGCCTGCCCGGCAAACCCAGTGGTGCCACCGAATGCCTAAGCTTCGTGGTCGGTGCAATTCCACATTGCGTTGAAGTGTTGCAGGAAGTTCCCACCAGTTGCTAA
- a CDS encoding bifunctional heptose 7-phosphate kinase/heptose 1-phosphate adenyltransferase has translation MKQNALSLARVRNILAAASRTRTLVIGDVMLDHFIWGHVARISPEAPVPVVDFDRESFIPGGAANVARNLTALQVPTDLFGVVGRDQAALQLKQLLTETGIGCTGLLPDATRATSVKARIVAHQQQVVRLDRETRGRLDHKMTRRLLAALEAQITTTAAVIIGDYGKGVVTQDLLDGARLLCRRHGVWLSLDPKPVHQLNLTGLSLITPNRKEAFELANLPDDTKDPNPLADKNLMLVVERLLKALKPVLLLVTLGELGMLLCREGQKPFHIPTQAQEVFDVSGAGDTVIASFTLAIAGGASPVEAAMISNHAAGIVVGKVGTAVTSPAELVKSFQRA, from the coding sequence ATGAAGCAAAATGCTTTATCGTTGGCAAGGGTTCGCAACATACTCGCCGCCGCAAGCAGGACACGCACGCTTGTAATCGGTGATGTCATGCTCGACCATTTTATCTGGGGTCATGTGGCGCGGATTTCACCCGAAGCTCCTGTTCCGGTGGTGGATTTTGACCGCGAAAGTTTCATTCCGGGCGGAGCTGCCAATGTGGCTCGCAACCTCACGGCTCTCCAGGTTCCCACAGATTTATTCGGAGTGGTTGGCCGCGATCAGGCAGCCTTGCAGTTGAAACAATTGCTTACTGAAACGGGAATCGGTTGTACGGGCTTGCTGCCCGATGCCACTCGCGCTACCAGCGTGAAAGCCAGAATCGTCGCCCATCAGCAACAGGTGGTGCGGCTGGACCGGGAAACCCGGGGCAGACTCGATCATAAAATGACTCGTCGCCTTCTTGCTGCATTGGAAGCACAAATCACGACCACTGCCGCGGTTATTATCGGCGATTATGGGAAAGGTGTGGTCACCCAGGATCTCCTCGATGGAGCCAGGCTCCTTTGTCGGCGACATGGCGTCTGGCTAAGTTTGGATCCGAAACCGGTACATCAATTGAACCTGACCGGGTTGTCGTTGATCACACCAAATCGCAAGGAAGCCTTTGAATTGGCAAATCTTCCGGATGATACCAAGGACCCAAATCCATTGGCCGACAAAAACCTGATGTTGGTGGTAGAACGATTACTGAAGGCACTGAAACCCGTTCTTCTTCTGGTCACGCTGGGAGAACTTGGAATGCTCCTCTGCCGCGAAGGTCAGAAACCCTTTCATATCCCCACCCAGGCTCAGGAAGTTTTCGATGTATCTGGCGCTGGCGATACTGTGATTGCCTCATTTACCCTCGCCATTGCGGGCGGGGCATCTCCGGTGGAAGCCGCCATGATTTCGAATCATGCTGCAGGCATCGTCGTCGGCAAGGTGGGCACTGCCGTTACCTCACCTGCAGAACTGGTCAAAAGCTTTCAAAGAGCCTAA
- a CDS encoding response regulator, with amino-acid sequence MTTGSKAKDAAKILIIEDDDLQYEIYEDALSRYQLTRVMKGTEAISLIPGIIPDAVILDHVLADGELGLEFLPELKELQPFAPIIIVSGALEVHQQFQALQGPRRAHYCLPKPVDVHELRRTVETALKECGAAEVIRQFEALERSKRIDAHELLSRSTDRLSRQNKIRDIIAKSEGRPNISALAREFNVARRTIIRDLQELIRRGQVSPAKYPEWENADTEE; translated from the coding sequence ATGACGACCGGATCAAAGGCTAAGGACGCTGCTAAAATTTTAATAATCGAGGACGATGATCTCCAATACGAGATCTACGAGGACGCTCTCTCCCGATATCAGCTCACTCGTGTGATGAAAGGGACTGAGGCTATTTCCCTGATCCCTGGAATTATCCCCGATGCTGTGATCCTCGATCATGTTTTAGCTGATGGCGAACTGGGATTGGAATTCCTGCCGGAATTAAAAGAACTCCAACCGTTTGCCCCGATCATAATTGTTTCAGGGGCGTTGGAGGTGCATCAACAGTTTCAAGCATTGCAGGGGCCCCGACGGGCTCACTATTGTCTTCCCAAGCCGGTCGATGTCCATGAACTTCGTCGCACGGTCGAAACCGCTCTCAAGGAATGTGGAGCCGCTGAAGTCATTCGCCAGTTTGAAGCCTTGGAACGGTCTAAACGGATCGACGCTCACGAGTTACTGAGCCGATCCACCGATAGGTTGAGTCGCCAGAACAAAATTCGCGACATCATAGCCAAATCTGAAGGGCGACCCAACATTTCAGCCCTGGCCAGGGAATTCAATGTCGCCCGGCGAACCATCATTCGTGATTTACAGGAGTTGATCAGACGCGGCCAGGTATCCCCGGCAAAATATCCGGAATGGGAAAACGCTGATACAGAAGAATGA
- a CDS encoding ATP-binding protein has translation MAMATPDWSQSIPVIRKYGVEDGLAANSCLSVSSGPRGRALVKHSGSESISSLDGYTVRKIPAPPKFGGKPCESPGGQLWSLWEGGLQEYDGKDWHQYKVLEIQKEYARNPAILQDMQLLPTKQGHVLFLLADALCEFNNERSETPKTSTIHLSEQSRVGSFTGMVIADDGGLWISGQRGVVKLSGPIRTITRNSRWQDYVPSTKGFEQFNYLEAPTLDEEGGLILLGQTKQGSLKAVVHFNGKRWSVLSIRQDDYVRAWRGVGNIYWAATRDYLLAFEENGGDFRQNQQLPVNKLVDLAIEPHGVFWIASLDGLFRYAPPAWSTPAAFSGLDSKCESVTQDARGRIWLVQDNSLFLFHEDAWETFVIPPKIFPRSETAKQLFALNDGSLIIETKADLIQFQPRTSKFRTLSAITGKQLKPLGFLRDGTLCLELPSSANGESRKLVTFDGEALGSFPFAQPDLSSNRQVQHLYASGNGDLWLTGERYLSRYHSKEWQTFLPADGLVPEGALCLTEVSDNKIWFGMMDRIWEFDGKSWSLIRSGFGKINELVRSREGSVWVATAKGLYRFYQGTWALNGTVEGLPDENIEHLSEDSRGRVWVATEHCLSIYHADADLDPPQTIINPLREDNNSLLEGAIVPVSYAGRDKWKYTPAERLLYSYRLDERDWSPFSEEKTASFQDLAAGKHYFQVRSMDRNWNIDPKPSILEFAITLRWYQETRLLLVAALAATATLVFGGLALNRHRQLLRSYSEVEQKVAQRTKELELANQELLHSQKMNALGTLAAGIAHDFNNILSIIKGSAQIIEENVENQDKIRVRIGRIKTVVEQGAGIVRAMLGFSRGPDQQELTSDVNSVVDETVRLLGDRFLREVEVEVRKAESLPSVRVSKDFIQQILLNFIFNAAEAMPHHKQIILSSELINQLPGSLALAPKSALRYVAVSVADVGTGIPAEIMPRIFEPFFTTKAFSARRGTGLGLSMVYELAKKIDAGLAVTSTVDKGSRFTLLLPVDTRAGENL, from the coding sequence ATGGCAATGGCAACTCCGGATTGGAGCCAAAGCATTCCGGTTATCCGGAAGTATGGGGTCGAGGACGGACTGGCGGCTAATTCCTGTTTATCGGTTAGTTCCGGCCCCCGCGGACGAGCATTGGTAAAACATTCCGGCTCAGAATCCATTAGTTCTCTGGATGGTTATACGGTCAGAAAGATTCCAGCACCGCCGAAGTTTGGTGGAAAACCTTGCGAGAGTCCTGGCGGCCAACTTTGGAGTCTCTGGGAAGGCGGATTGCAGGAATACGACGGAAAGGATTGGCACCAGTATAAGGTACTCGAAATTCAAAAAGAATACGCAAGAAATCCTGCCATTCTACAGGATATGCAATTGTTGCCTACCAAACAGGGGCATGTCCTATTCCTGCTGGCGGATGCGTTGTGTGAGTTTAACAATGAACGTTCGGAAACTCCCAAAACCAGCACTATCCACCTTTCCGAACAAAGTCGCGTAGGCTCATTTACAGGAATGGTTATCGCCGATGATGGTGGACTCTGGATATCCGGGCAAAGAGGAGTGGTCAAATTATCGGGACCAATTCGGACTATTACACGAAATAGCCGATGGCAGGATTACGTTCCCTCAACCAAAGGATTTGAGCAATTTAACTATCTGGAGGCACCTACGCTTGATGAAGAAGGCGGCCTCATTCTTCTGGGGCAAACGAAACAAGGTTCCTTAAAAGCAGTGGTGCACTTTAATGGCAAACGTTGGTCGGTTTTATCCATCAGGCAGGACGATTATGTCCGTGCGTGGCGTGGCGTAGGGAATATCTATTGGGCGGCAACCCGGGATTATTTGCTGGCTTTTGAAGAGAACGGGGGTGATTTTCGTCAAAATCAACAGTTACCAGTCAATAAGCTCGTTGACCTCGCCATTGAGCCACATGGCGTGTTTTGGATCGCATCTTTAGATGGACTCTTCCGTTATGCTCCGCCCGCCTGGAGCACGCCGGCTGCATTCTCGGGACTTGACTCCAAGTGTGAGTCCGTCACACAAGATGCACGAGGCCGGATTTGGCTGGTGCAGGACAATTCCCTTTTCTTGTTCCATGAAGATGCCTGGGAAACCTTTGTCATTCCCCCAAAAATCTTCCCACGCTCGGAAACCGCCAAGCAATTGTTCGCTCTCAACGACGGCAGCCTGATTATCGAAACGAAAGCGGATCTGATTCAGTTCCAACCCAGGACCTCCAAATTCAGAACGCTGTCAGCAATTACCGGGAAGCAGCTTAAGCCGCTCGGGTTTTTGCGCGATGGAACGCTCTGTTTGGAACTGCCCTCATCAGCCAACGGTGAGTCTCGAAAGCTCGTAACCTTCGATGGCGAAGCCTTGGGAAGTTTTCCCTTTGCTCAACCCGATTTGAGTTCGAATCGGCAGGTTCAGCATCTTTACGCTTCCGGTAATGGAGACCTATGGCTAACCGGTGAACGGTACCTTTCCAGGTACCATAGCAAAGAATGGCAGACGTTTTTGCCCGCCGATGGACTCGTGCCCGAAGGAGCGCTTTGTTTGACTGAAGTGAGCGACAATAAAATCTGGTTTGGTATGATGGACAGGATTTGGGAATTCGATGGCAAATCGTGGTCATTAATTCGTTCGGGCTTCGGAAAGATCAATGAGCTCGTCAGAAGTCGTGAGGGAAGTGTCTGGGTCGCGACTGCCAAAGGCCTCTATCGATTTTACCAGGGAACCTGGGCACTAAACGGAACGGTTGAAGGATTACCGGACGAGAATATCGAACATCTCTCTGAGGACAGCCGGGGACGGGTTTGGGTTGCCACTGAACACTGCTTAAGCATTTATCATGCAGATGCAGATCTAGACCCTCCTCAGACCATCATTAACCCTTTGAGAGAGGACAATAACAGTCTTCTCGAGGGAGCTATTGTACCCGTTTCATATGCGGGACGCGATAAGTGGAAATACACTCCCGCCGAACGGCTGCTTTATTCCTACCGATTGGATGAGCGGGATTGGTCGCCTTTCTCCGAAGAGAAAACTGCCAGTTTTCAGGACCTCGCTGCCGGAAAACATTACTTTCAGGTCAGATCGATGGATCGGAATTGGAATATTGATCCTAAACCATCCATCCTTGAGTTCGCCATCACACTACGCTGGTATCAGGAAACCCGTCTGCTGCTTGTCGCTGCCTTGGCCGCTACTGCAACTTTGGTTTTTGGTGGCTTGGCACTCAATCGGCACCGCCAGTTGCTGCGCAGTTATTCTGAAGTCGAACAGAAGGTCGCTCAACGCACCAAAGAGTTGGAACTTGCCAATCAGGAACTGCTGCACAGTCAAAAAATGAATGCTTTGGGAACTCTGGCGGCAGGAATTGCACACGATTTTAACAACATCCTATCCATCATTAAAGGCTCCGCTCAAATTATTGAGGAGAATGTGGAAAATCAGGATAAGATTCGCGTCCGCATCGGTCGCATCAAGACGGTGGTGGAACAGGGAGCAGGCATTGTCAGGGCCATGTTGGGGTTTAGTCGCGGTCCCGACCAGCAGGAACTCACCTCAGACGTAAATTCGGTGGTGGACGAAACAGTCCGCTTGCTTGGAGATCGGTTTCTGCGGGAAGTCGAAGTCGAGGTGAGAAAAGCGGAATCCCTTCCGTCTGTGCGGGTATCCAAGGACTTCATTCAGCAAATATTGCTAAACTTTATATTTAATGCAGCCGAAGCGATGCCGCATCATAAGCAAATCATTCTGAGCTCGGAATTAATTAACCAGTTACCCGGCAGCCTGGCCCTCGCACCAAAATCGGCATTGCGGTATGTTGCTGTTTCGGTGGCGGACGTGGGAACGGGAATTCCGGCTGAGATCATGCCTCGGATATTTGAACCATTCTTTACCACCAAGGCGTTTTCAGCCCGGCGCGGCACAGGGCTGGGACTTTCAATGGTCTATGAACTGGCAAAGAAAATTGATGCTGGACTCGCAGTTACCTCGACGGTAGACAAAGGAAGCAGGTTTACTCTGCTTCTGCCCGTCGATACCCGAGCAGGTGAGAACTTATGA
- a CDS encoding ABC transporter ATP-binding protein, translating to MLMNNSFRALRYFRRDAPRIAVMALLLGASIITNLLKPWPLAIIVDAVLGTKPLPGWFGAGLNAWPKSRLLILLSVATLILHLSQGFLSAATNYLSIKVGLQGLRRVRNEVFGRMEKLSMKFYHGSKTGDLIYRATWDTYSFQTLFQQGLITFFTALLTLILMVVVMCQINVSLTLASLATAPLLVISVKYFGKKMRERGAEAQQADSQVTSFIQQTIHALPLIQSYTSEQDEERKFKSQTAEAQQKRLSQHAWELLYWLAIAVAFSIGTAAIVWLGSVQVINHKLTVGELLVFTAYLAQLYEPLNQLSHVGATVANASAGTQRVFEILDTKEEIIDSPNARAIAGSNSTTRSTSPDNSLQLTGSVQFDHVSFGYEKDQTVLSDINFALEAGQSLAIIGPSGVGKTTLLNLLPRFFDPIQGAVRLDGVDTRDLKLADLRSHIAVVPQEPILLPLTIAENIAYGKPGASLEEIRDAARAANADSFIQKLAQGYNTVVGEGAAPLSVGERQRLNLARAFLKDAQILLLDEPTSALDAESEASVIASVEQLMRKRTTLIVAHRLSTIQRVDKILVLQDGKVTQIGTPEALIAQQGYFADSSRAHR from the coding sequence ATGCTGATGAACAACTCGTTCCGCGCCTTACGTTACTTCCGCCGCGATGCGCCGCGTATCGCGGTCATGGCCTTGTTGCTGGGGGCCAGCATCATTACCAATCTGCTTAAACCATGGCCATTGGCCATTATTGTCGATGCTGTTTTAGGAACCAAACCTCTGCCAGGCTGGTTTGGAGCGGGATTGAATGCATGGCCGAAGAGCAGGCTCTTGATTCTATTGAGCGTTGCCACCTTGATTTTGCATCTGAGCCAGGGATTTCTTTCCGCGGCGACGAATTACCTCTCCATCAAGGTCGGACTTCAAGGCCTGCGTCGCGTTCGCAATGAGGTATTTGGTCGCATGGAGAAGTTGTCGATGAAGTTTTACCACGGTTCCAAAACCGGCGACCTGATTTATCGCGCCACCTGGGACACCTATTCCTTCCAGACGCTTTTCCAACAAGGTCTAATTACATTCTTTACTGCCCTGCTCACCTTGATCTTGATGGTTGTGGTCATGTGTCAGATCAACGTTTCCCTTACACTTGCTTCCCTGGCCACCGCCCCTCTGCTGGTGATCTCCGTGAAATACTTTGGAAAGAAGATGCGTGAACGCGGTGCCGAAGCCCAGCAGGCTGACAGCCAGGTGACCTCCTTCATACAACAAACCATTCATGCACTTCCACTCATCCAGAGCTACACCAGTGAACAGGATGAAGAACGAAAATTTAAATCTCAAACTGCCGAAGCCCAGCAAAAGCGACTTTCGCAACATGCTTGGGAATTGCTTTACTGGCTGGCCATTGCTGTTGCTTTCAGCATTGGCACCGCAGCAATTGTTTGGTTGGGAAGCGTGCAGGTCATAAATCATAAACTGACGGTTGGAGAATTACTCGTTTTTACCGCCTATCTGGCGCAGCTCTATGAGCCACTCAATCAACTCTCCCATGTTGGTGCGACGGTTGCCAATGCCAGTGCCGGAACCCAAAGGGTATTCGAGATATTGGATACGAAGGAGGAGATTATTGATTCGCCGAATGCCAGAGCAATTGCAGGTTCCAACTCAACCACCCGCTCCACTTCACCAGATAATTCCCTACAACTCACCGGCAGTGTGCAATTCGACCACGTATCCTTCGGTTATGAAAAAGATCAAACGGTTCTCAGCGACATTAATTTTGCATTGGAGGCGGGTCAGTCATTGGCCATTATCGGTCCAAGCGGTGTTGGCAAGACAACCCTGCTGAACCTCCTGCCCCGTTTTTTTGATCCCATCCAGGGTGCAGTGCGGCTCGATGGAGTGGATACCCGGGATCTGAAGCTTGCTGATCTAAGATCCCATATTGCAGTCGTGCCACAGGAACCGATCCTTCTCCCGCTGACCATCGCTGAGAACATTGCCTACGGAAAGCCTGGTGCTTCATTGGAGGAAATTCGCGATGCGGCCCGGGCGGCAAATGCTGATAGCTTCATTCAAAAGCTTGCCCAAGGTTACAACACAGTTGTTGGAGAAGGAGCCGCCCCTTTAAGTGTTGGCGAAAGACAGCGGCTAAATCTTGCACGCGCCTTCCTTAAAGATGCTCAGATTCTGCTCCTGGATGAACCCACGAGTGCCTTGGATGCCGAAAGTGAAGCCTCCGTGATCGCCAGTGTCGAACAACTCATGCGGAAACGTACGACCCTGATTGTGGCTCATCGCTTAAGCACCATCCAGCGTGTGGATAAAATTCTAGTTCTTCAAGACGGGAAGGTGACACAGATCGGAACCCCCGAGGCGTTGATTGCACAGCAGGGTTATTTTGCCGACTCTTCCCGGGCCCACCGATAA
- a CDS encoding thiazole synthase, with protein MRLATQSLNIAGREFKSRLILGTGKFSSPEAMRDALAASGTEMVTVALRRADLTGKGDPFANILEFIDPKKYLLLPNTSGAMNAEEAVRLARLAVAAGLPKWVKLEIHPDPRYLLPDPIETLKAAEILVKEGFTVLPYINADPVLAKRLQEAGTATVMPLGSPIGSNRGLQTRDQLRIIIEQATVPVVVDAGIGAPSHAAEALELGADAVLVNTAIAIASDPNRMAIAFKSAVEAGRAAYEIGLGPQQDAASPTSPLTAFLG; from the coding sequence ATGCGTTTGGCGACTCAATCATTGAATATTGCCGGTCGAGAGTTTAAATCCCGGTTGATTCTGGGCACGGGCAAATTCTCTTCTCCGGAGGCGATGCGTGATGCTCTCGCCGCAAGCGGGACAGAAATGGTCACTGTCGCGCTTCGACGCGCTGACCTCACTGGCAAAGGTGATCCATTCGCCAACATCCTCGAATTTATTGATCCCAAAAAGTACCTGCTTTTGCCCAATACCAGTGGTGCAATGAACGCGGAGGAAGCTGTTCGTTTGGCCCGCCTGGCAGTGGCTGCAGGTTTGCCTAAATGGGTAAAGCTCGAAATTCATCCTGATCCGCGTTATCTCCTGCCGGATCCAATCGAAACTCTGAAGGCCGCTGAAATCCTCGTCAAAGAAGGTTTCACAGTGCTTCCCTATATTAACGCCGACCCCGTACTCGCCAAACGACTGCAGGAAGCGGGTACCGCCACTGTCATGCCTTTGGGTTCGCCAATCGGTTCCAACCGCGGTCTGCAAACCCGTGATCAACTTCGCATCATTATTGAACAAGCCACAGTGCCGGTGGTTGTTGATGCCGGAATTGGCGCCCCGAGTCACGCCGCCGAGGCGCTGGAGTTGGGAGCCGACGCAGTCCTGGTAAATACCGCCATCGCCATTGCCAGCGATCCAAACCGCATGGCCATCGCTTTCAAGAGTGCGGTCGAAGCTGGACGTGCAGCTTATGAAATTGGGCTCGGTCCACAACAAGATGCCGCCAGCCCCACCAGTCCGCTTACGGCTTTTTTAGGCTGA
- the moaC gene encoding cyclic pyranopterin monophosphate synthase MoaC, which produces MGRLTHINSRGEASMVDVSSKPVQLREAVASGEIWLQTDTLKLIQSENIAKGNVLAAARLAGIMAAKKTGELIPLCHPLPISHCEVNFEFPETRDRIIIKASAKISAQTGVEMEALTAVSVAALTIYDMCKAVDKQMRITDIKLISKTKK; this is translated from the coding sequence ATGGGCAGACTTACGCACATCAACTCCCGGGGTGAAGCCAGCATGGTGGATGTTTCCTCAAAACCGGTCCAATTGCGTGAAGCCGTCGCTTCCGGTGAAATTTGGTTGCAAACCGACACGCTCAAACTCATACAGTCAGAAAACATTGCAAAGGGAAATGTTCTCGCGGCAGCCCGGTTGGCAGGCATCATGGCGGCAAAGAAAACCGGCGAGTTGATTCCTCTTTGTCATCCTCTACCTATTTCCCACTGTGAGGTTAATTTTGAGTTCCCCGAGACCAGGGACCGCATTATAATTAAAGCTTCTGCGAAGATTTCCGCCCAGACCGGTGTTGAAATGGAAGCGTTGACTGCGGTTAGTGTAGCCGCTTTGACCATTTACGACATGTGTAAAGCGGTGGATAAGCAAATGCGAATTACCGATATAAAATTGATTTCGAAAACAAAAAAATAA